A region of the Sodalis ligni genome:
CAAAGCCGATGGTATGGGGCTTACGCTCGCCGGTATGGCCCTCGCGGCTGTACACGGCGCAATCCTTCAGCTGGCGTCCCAAGGCTCCGGCAATGGTTTCGCCCATGGCAAGGGCAGTACCGGAGGGGGCATCCACCTTATGGCGGTGATGCGCCTCGATTATTTCGATGTCGCAATACTCACCCATCACCCGGGCGGTCTTTTCAAGCAACTTTAGCATTACGTTCACGCCGACGCTGAAATTAGCGGCAAAAACAACGGGAATATCCCGAGACGCCTGTTGAATGAGGTCTTTTTGCCGCTCATCAAAGCCGGTGGTGCCGATAATCATGCCTTTGCCATGGGTTTGGCAAAAAGCCAGGTATTCCAGGGTGCCTTCGGGGCGGGTAAAATCAATCAATATGTCAAACCGGTCTTTTACCGCGTCCAGGCTATGGCCGACCCTGACATCAATATGACCTAAACCCGCCAGTTCGCCGGCATCGGTACCCATCAGGCTTGAGCCTTCACGCTCAACCGCCGCCCCCAGGCAAGCGGATTGGGATTGTTGCACCGCCTGGATCAATTGCCGGCCCATGCGGCCCCCTGCCCCGACGACGGCTATGCGGATTGGTGTCATATCCATGCTCTCTCTGCTAAGTGAAAAATCAGTGTCAGGTTAACCGGAGGCGCCGGCCGCCGCCAGTTTATTTAACCGGTGATAAGGATAATATGATAAAAAAGGAGGGATATTAGCGGAAATGACTAAGGGTAAAATGAATTTTTATTCATTTGA
Encoded here:
- the dapB gene encoding 4-hydroxy-tetrahydrodipicolinate reductase — protein: MDMTPIRIAVVGAGGRMGRQLIQAVQQSQSACLGAAVEREGSSLMGTDAGELAGLGHIDVRVGHSLDAVKDRFDILIDFTRPEGTLEYLAFCQTHGKGMIIGTTGFDERQKDLIQQASRDIPVVFAANFSVGVNVMLKLLEKTARVMGEYCDIEIIEAHHRHKVDAPSGTALAMGETIAGALGRQLKDCAVYSREGHTGERKPHTIGFATVRAGDIVGEHTAMFADIGERVEISHKASSRMTFANGAVRAAIWLNGKKAGLYNMADVLDLGNL